One segment of Burkholderia multivorans ATCC BAA-247 DNA contains the following:
- a CDS encoding SRPBCC family protein, which produces MNFEHLIQINTDDPAIPTLTRDQLWEGLVLRAEQPQLFVIGLDSCVVRERTATTLERELHYGHAVVRDRVTFTPNQQVRYDIHAADGEIGGSLTMTIEERDDHELFLRFEYRTTLTVTDDSEEARQTHGIVKEAYRTSDIDTVRLIREYAQGRKDPDPLH; this is translated from the coding sequence TTGAACTTCGAACACCTGATCCAGATCAACACCGACGATCCGGCCATCCCGACCCTCACGCGCGACCAGCTGTGGGAGGGCCTCGTGCTGCGCGCCGAGCAGCCGCAGCTGTTCGTGATCGGCCTCGACAGCTGCGTCGTTCGCGAGCGCACCGCGACCACGCTGGAGCGCGAACTGCATTACGGCCACGCGGTCGTGCGCGACCGCGTGACCTTCACGCCGAATCAGCAGGTCCGCTATGACATTCACGCGGCCGACGGCGAAATCGGCGGCTCGCTGACGATGACGATCGAGGAACGCGACGATCATGAGCTGTTCCTGCGTTTCGAATACCGGACGACGCTGACCGTCACCGACGACAGCGAGGAAGCGCGGCAGACGCACGGCATCGTGAAGGAAGCGTATCGCACCTCGGACATCGATACGGTGCGCCTGATCCGCGAATACGCGCAGGGACGCAAGGACCCGGATCCGCTGCACTGA
- the hemP gene encoding hemin uptake protein HemP, with product MTDTMRPTTLTLRRTAGTAGGSRQKTAAVTAPAKPAGNRDSGTRVVSSDALLQGHSHISIAHNGETYQLRATRLGKLILTK from the coding sequence ATGACCGACACCATGCGCCCGACTACGCTGACCTTGCGCCGCACTGCGGGCACTGCAGGCGGCAGCCGTCAGAAGACGGCGGCGGTTACCGCTCCGGCGAAGCCTGCCGGCAACCGCGACAGCGGCACACGGGTCGTCAGCAGCGACGCGCTGCTGCAAGGTCACAGCCACATCAGCATTGCGCACAACGGCGAAACGTATCAGTTGCGCGCAACGCGGCTCGGCAAGCTGATCCTGACGAAGTAA